The Cloacibacillus sp. genome segment CTATTGGACTCATTCGTGGAACATCGCCTCTGTCTGTATCTACATTGCCGTTATAATGCCTTTGAGTTTATCTCTTATCTTCCGCAGCCGCGCGGCGACGGCCTGCTGGCTGATGCCGAGGGTCTCCGCGATCTCTCTCTGGGTAAAGCCCTCGATGAGCGCCTGCGTGAGGTCAAGCTCTTCGGGGCTGAGGATACGGAAAAGCGTCTCCCGCAGCTCCACCTCCCGGTATCTCTCCTCTTCCGCCCCCACCGTCTCCTCGATCTCCTCCAGCAGCACCTCGTCTCCCTGCGTCCGTCCGCGCCTCATGCGCGCCGCCGCGTCACGGACGATGCCGGGCAGATTGTTTTTGAGGAAATGGGCGAGCCACTTCATGTCGGGACATTTGGGAATCAGGAGGAGCAGCGCGAGATAGCCCTCCTGCACAAGATCCTCATAGTCGGCGCCGCGCCCCTGATAGCGGCAGGCGGTGGCTTTGACAAGCGGCGTATAACTGTCCGCAATCTCCCGTACCTGCGCCTCGCTATTCATCGGAGACCTCCAGATGGACGAAAGAGCGTTCCGGGTAGGCGATCGTCCTGGCAAAACCGGCCTCCTTCGCCATTTCGCGGAAGAGGCTCTGGCTGCCGGCGGGGACGGCGACGTCCGCGGCCAGGCCCCGGCGGTGGAAGCTGTTCGCCGCGCCGCCCACCGCGGCGTTATGCGGCGCGCAGCGGTAGCCGCTGGTGATGACAAGCGGGCGCGCGCACAGGTCTCGCAGCCGCTGTATGGCAGCGGCGAGCCGCCGGTGAAGGACGACGGCGTGACAGCAGGGACACTGGAATTCCCTGAGGTTGAAGTTCGGCGTTATCTGAAAGTCGTTAAGACGCATGGGTGATGATACCCTCCTTCTGTCTGTTTTTTATATGATTTTAGCCTTTGTTGGGGAAATTTAATGTAAGTGCCGCCGCGGCGGCGGTACCGGCAAATGTTCCTGTGGTCTCTCAGCCACGGCGGCATCCGCGCCTATCAGGCGCGGATGCCGGTTCAGTTTTCTGGACGCGCGATCTTTTCCATGACGGCGCCAAGGCTTATGACCGCTTTCGTCAGCTCTTCAAGACGTCTGTCCATCCTGACGAGCAGGAATGAGGCCACCGCGATGGAGAATCCGTTCTGGATAATGCTGCCCATCAGCTCGTCCATTTTTTATCGCCTCCTGTCTTTTCTGCCGTTCAATGTACGGGCGATGATCCGTCCGAGTATTTTGAGTATTATGCGCCATTTTATTCTATGGGGGTTTGTTTTTATTCACTTGCTTACTGTATGATATCAAATATTATGTATTTATTCAAGTATTAATACATACTTTTTGCTTACCATAGATAATTTATCCGCTTCTGTGATAGGGAAGGGACGACTGCCGTCCCTTCCCGCTCTTTTCCGGGCTATGCTCCGGCCTCTGTGAGTTCGATCTCGGTCGACGTGCGCTCGATGAACTCCGCCGATTCGCAGGATATCAGGGTCACGTCAAAGGGCTGCTGCTCAAGGATGAGGTCAGCCGCGGCCTTGACCTTCGCCGCGCCCTCCGCTCCGGAGAGCTCGGGAGCCGCGTAGTCCATGCTCATGTAGAAGTTCTTGCCCGCCTCTGTGATGAATTTCATTCGGATCGTCTTCATTGTCTTGTTTCACCTCCTCTCCTGTTCTTGTCCTTCCGTTATTCACCCTCGAGAAGCCCGGTGTCGTATTTCTTCACCGAGGCCACGGGGTACTCAAGCAGGCCGCCGAGCGCTCCGACGAGCGCGTTAAGGCTCTCCGCGCCGGCCGCCGCGCCGATCTTCGAGACGGAGACCGTCTTGGTAACGCTCTTTCCGTCGACGGTGCCGAGGGAGAGCGTGAGGCGAAGTGCCGAGGTCAGATGTTTTACGTTTGCCATGCTGTATTCCTCCTTTCATGTTTGATAACAATAATAGTGTGTTGTGTGGTATGGTTTTACAAACGGGGCCCAGAAAATATTTTCCACTGGCTAAAATCTGTACAGCAGGCACCGCAAAAGGCGGCGCATATAACGCCCCGCCTGCGTCAAGATCCATTGACGCCCAAGGAGCCCAGTTTTGACCTATTGAGATTTTTTACAGCACGTACGCGGGGCCGACAAAATTACCGGTTGACAAAAGACACGGGAGGGATATTCTCATAGATATCGGCTCTTTGATCAAAGAATGGGAGGCGCTCCATTGATGAATTATTCCGTTACAAGATACTGCACGCTCTGTGAGGCGGATGATTTCGTCGCGTCCTGCGTCGACGTCCCGAAGTTTCTCGGCTTCTGCCGCGAGTGCCGGAATTACGGGAACAACTGGATGTGTCCCCCCTTCGACTTTGATCCGCTCGATATATGGCGCTCCTACGGCAAAGTCAGGCTCTACGGCCTGCGGATGACTCCCGAGGGGGAATGCGGCGGGGGAAAAAGCGCGATGGAGAGCGCCAGGGAGATAATCATAAAGGAAAAACGCGGATTGATCGACGAACTTTTAGAAGAAGAAAAGAAGATACCGGGCAGCCTCAGCTTCTTCGCCGGCTCCTGCGAGCTCTGCCCCGTATGCGCGAAGGCGACCGGCAAGCCCTGCCGTTTTCCCGCGATGGCGCGCCACTCGATAGAGGCTCTCGGCGCGGACGTGAGCGTCGCCCTGAAAAAATACCTCGGCCTCGACATCCTCTGGATACGCGGCGATAAACTGCCGGAGTACCTAACACTCGCCGCCGCGCTGCTGCTGCCGCGATAAGGTTTCAGTGCCGCGGCGCCCGCGGCAAGTGCTCAAACGGCGGCGCTGATAAGCTTTAAAACGCAGCGTTCCTATATAAAGCCAGCCCTTTATCTGTAAGCAGATATTTTTGGCGCGGATGATTGGGCTTGCCAGGGTAGAGCAGCCGAATAAAACCATCCATGATCGCCGGCTCCAGATAAGAGACGGTAAAATTTCCTCTGTCACGCAAATTCACCGCGATAAGCATCTCTTTGACTGACATCTGTTTCTCACCAAGCGCCATAACCAGTCTTAAAATATTTGGATCGCCGCCGTTAAACTTGCAGGGTGCTTGTAAGGAGGTTGCCTGGTGCCTGTTGGGTGCACTTTCCCTTGAAAGACCGTGTTCGTCCCCCTCATAGTGGACTCCGACCAGCAAAAAACGGTTCTTCAATTCGTTTCGCTCCCCCAACAGTAAATTACGAAAGAAGCGCTCCAGATATTCGGAATTCGCTTCGATCCCCTTTTGATAATTCCTGTAATTGGCGCGCACCAGAGCGTTGCGGAAGTACCATGCATTGTCTGTAAAGATGTCGTTATTGACCTCGAATCCCATAGAACAAAGATACTTTATGGTAAATACGGCGGTCGTTCGGGTATTGCCTTCACCGAAGACGTGAACCTGCCATAGGTCGGAGACAAACTTCGTGATATGTGCCGCCACTGCTCCGACGGAGAGGCCGCTGTAATTAAACCGCTTCTCCTGCGCAAAATCGTACTCCAACGCCGCGCATAACTCTGCCGCGCTGGCATACAGTACCGTGTCACCACGCAGCACCCATTCTTTTTTCGTTATATTGTAATCTCTGATTTGCCCGGCGAAATCAAATACACCGGCAAATATACGGCGGTGGATAGAGATATAGCCTGCCGGAGAAAAGGTAAAAGCCTTTTCGTTCAACAGTCCGGTAATATTAGCGGACACCTTGTCCGCCTCTTCCGTTCTGCCGTCTTCCGGCGCCTTGCCGGATTTGCTTTGATAATAACTGTCAATTAAATTCTTGACTTCGTCAATAGAAATATCGCCTTCGATATGTCGTTTCGCAGTCTCCAGCAAATATGCCGACGGCTTTAACCCGTCGACCGCCTGCAGGCCGATGGCCGTTTTCCACGACTCGGCCCGTTTTCGCCGGTGAGGCTCGCCCTGACGCAGATACTCGTCAAAGTCATAATACGGACAATGTTCGCCTCTTTTCATCTCACCCCACCCTTTTGAATACAGACAGCGCTCTGCTGCCCCGATATCATTGTATATTGCGGTTATTGTAAAGGCAAGCGACGATACTTCAGTCAGATATACCGCCGTGTTCCGTCGATTATTCTGGGAATTCGTACATTTATATAATAACTAAAACAGCAGGAAGGACCGCGTGATATGCGGTCCTCTCCTGCTGTCTGCGTATATTGGGTCTATTTATAAAATTCCTGTTGGGGGAGGAATTTTCAGCTATGCGGCCTGCGTCGATTTGGCTGTCTTTACGACTTCCTTGTCGAAGTAGCAGCTCTTGAGCAGCTCTTCCATCTGCGCGGGCGTGATGGGACGCGGGTTGGAGCCGGTGCAGGCGTCGCCTACGGCGAGCTCCGCGACCTTCGGCAGCTTCTCCATGAACTCCTTCTCGTCGATGATGCCGCCCTCATAGTCCTTGATACGCGAGGGGATATCCAGCTTGACGTTGAGTTCGTTGATGTGGTCCACAAGGGCCGTCACAAGCTCGGCGGTCGTCTTGCCCTCAAGGTGGAGGTAGCGGGCGATCTTCGCGTAACGCTCGACCGCCGCCGGTTCCACCGCGTTGAAGCGGATGACCTTCGGCAGGTACATGGCGTTCGCGCAGCCGTGGACGATATGGCCGCCGCTGTAAGCCGCGCCCGTCTTATGCGCCATCGAGTGGACTATGCCAAGCAGCGCGTTTGAGAAGGCCATGCCCGCGAGGCACTGCGCGTCATGCATCCTGTCGCGTGCCTCCATGTCGCCGTTGTATGATTTGACGATATCCTCGCTGATCATTTCGATCGCGTGGAGCGCGAGGGGATCGGTGTAGTCGCAGTGCAGCGTCGAGACATAGGCCTCGATCGCGTGGGTCATGGCGTCCATGCCGGTGTGCGCCGTGAGCTTCTTGGGCATCGTCTCCGCAAGTTCCGGGTCAACGATCGCCACGTCGGGGGTGATGTTGAAGTCCGCGAGCGGGTACTTGACGCCCTTCGCGTAGTCGGTGATGACTGAGAAGGCCGTTACCTCCGTCGCCGTTCCCGATGTCGAGGGGATGGCGCAGAACCTCGCCTTTGTACGAAGCGTCGGGAAGTTGAAGGGGATGCAGAGAGCTTCAAATGTCGTGTCTGGATACTCGTAGAAGGCCCACATCGCCTTCGCCGCGTCAATCGGCGAGCCGCCGCCGATGGAGACGATCCAGTC includes the following:
- a CDS encoding YvrJ family protein gives rise to the protein MDELMGSIIQNGFSIAVASFLLVRMDRRLEELTKAVISLGAVMEKIARPEN
- a CDS encoding D-Ala-D-Ala carboxypeptidase family metallohydrolase, yielding MRLNDFQITPNFNLREFQCPCCHAVVLHRRLAAAIQRLRDLCARPLVITSGYRCAPHNAAVGGAANSFHRRGLAADVAVPAGSQSLFREMAKEAGFARTIAYPERSFVHLEVSDE
- a CDS encoding Fic family protein; amino-acid sequence: MKRGEHCPYYDFDEYLRQGEPHRRKRAESWKTAIGLQAVDGLKPSAYLLETAKRHIEGDISIDEVKNLIDSYYQSKSGKAPEDGRTEEADKVSANITGLLNEKAFTFSPAGYISIHRRIFAGVFDFAGQIRDYNITKKEWVLRGDTVLYASAAELCAALEYDFAQEKRFNYSGLSVGAVAAHITKFVSDLWQVHVFGEGNTRTTAVFTIKYLCSMGFEVNNDIFTDNAWYFRNALVRANYRNYQKGIEANSEYLERFFRNLLLGERNELKNRFLLVGVHYEGDEHGLSRESAPNRHQATSLQAPCKFNGGDPNILRLVMALGEKQMSVKEMLIAVNLRDRGNFTVSYLEPAIMDGFIRLLYPGKPNHPRQKYLLTDKGLALYRNAAF
- a CDS encoding DUF2922 domain-containing protein, which gives rise to MKTIRMKFITEAGKNFYMSMDYAAPELSGAEGAAKVKAAADLILEQQPFDVTLISCESAEFIERTSTEIELTEAGA
- a CDS encoding iron-containing alcohol dehydrogenase — translated: MARFTLPRDLYHGKGSLEALKTLRGKRAIVVVGGGSMKRFGFLDKVEQYLKEAGMEVRLFEGVEPDPSVETVMKGAAEMREFQPDWIVSIGGGSPIDAAKAMWAFYEYPDTTFEALCIPFNFPTLRTKARFCAIPSTSGTATEVTAFSVITDYAKGVKYPLADFNITPDVAIVDPELAETMPKKLTAHTGMDAMTHAIEAYVSTLHCDYTDPLALHAIEMISEDIVKSYNGDMEARDRMHDAQCLAGMAFSNALLGIVHSMAHKTGAAYSGGHIVHGCANAMYLPKVIRFNAVEPAAVERYAKIARYLHLEGKTTAELVTALVDHINELNVKLDIPSRIKDYEGGIIDEKEFMEKLPKVAELAVGDACTGSNPRPITPAQMEELLKSCYFDKEVVKTAKSTQAA
- a CDS encoding DUF2284 domain-containing protein produces the protein MNYSVTRYCTLCEADDFVASCVDVPKFLGFCRECRNYGNNWMCPPFDFDPLDIWRSYGKVRLYGLRMTPEGECGGGKSAMESAREIIIKEKRGLIDELLEEEKKIPGSLSFFAGSCELCPVCAKATGKPCRFPAMARHSIEALGADVSVALKKYLGLDILWIRGDKLPEYLTLAAALLLPR
- a CDS encoding sigma-70 family RNA polymerase sigma factor; the protein is MNSEAQVREIADSYTPLVKATACRYQGRGADYEDLVQEGYLALLLLIPKCPDMKWLAHFLKNNLPGIVRDAAARMRRGRTQGDEVLLEEIEETVGAEEERYREVELRETLFRILSPEELDLTQALIEGFTQREIAETLGISQQAVAARLRKIRDKLKGIITAM